A DNA window from Buttiauxella agrestis contains the following coding sequences:
- a CDS encoding BglG family transcription antiterminator gives MRFPNQRLAQLFEMLQNETLPQDELARRLSVSTRTVRADITALNALMAGHGAQFVLSRGAGYQLNIADSSLYQELVQQPSRQLRIPRNSPERVHYLVVRFLTSAFSLKLEELAEEWFVSRATLQSDMAEVREWLARYNLTIETRPRHGMKLFGSEMSVRACLTELLWQLTQEDSDNPLLTEEALNAGVPEQLAAELHNCFTRCRIRLTDEGEQFIRLYCAVAVRRISEGYPLPEFSADNVDEAVREAAREITVLIQKLADKPLSEAEEQWLQVHIASRQVQDVAPSAISADDDEALVNYILSFINSNYNYNLLTDKQLHADLLTHIKTMITRVRYQINIPNPLLDNIKQHYPMAYDMTLAAVSSWGKYTPYVISENEIGFLVLHIGVGLERHYNIGYQRHPRVLLVCDTGNSTVRMIQAMLLRKYPQIEVTRIISLRDYEQLDCVEEDFVISTARVTDKQKPTVVVAPFPTEYQLEQLGKLVLVDRTRPYMLEKFFDASHFRVIDEPVTQQELFSSLCQQLEQEGFVGADFYPSVVEREAIVSTVLGEGIALPHSLGLMANKTVVYTVLAPQGIAWGDETAHVIFLLAISKSEYEEAMAIYDLFVTFLRERAMPRLRDSRSFDEFKAVAMDCLSRF, from the coding sequence GTGAGATTCCCAAACCAACGTCTGGCCCAGTTGTTTGAAATGCTGCAAAACGAAACGCTGCCCCAGGATGAACTGGCGCGGCGCTTATCGGTTTCTACCCGCACGGTGCGCGCGGATATTACTGCTCTAAACGCATTGATGGCCGGGCATGGTGCGCAGTTCGTGCTCAGTCGTGGTGCGGGGTATCAGCTCAATATTGCCGACAGCTCGCTCTATCAGGAGCTGGTGCAGCAGCCTTCGCGCCAGTTGCGGATCCCACGTAATTCTCCGGAACGCGTCCATTATTTAGTGGTGCGCTTTCTGACATCTGCCTTCTCATTAAAACTCGAAGAGCTGGCGGAAGAGTGGTTTGTCAGCCGCGCTACCTTGCAAAGCGATATGGCAGAAGTGCGTGAATGGCTGGCGCGTTACAACCTGACGATTGAAACCCGCCCGCGTCACGGCATGAAATTGTTTGGCAGCGAAATGTCGGTGCGTGCCTGCCTGACGGAACTACTTTGGCAACTGACTCAGGAAGATAGCGATAACCCGCTGCTGACTGAAGAAGCGCTGAATGCTGGCGTGCCAGAGCAACTGGCGGCGGAATTACACAACTGCTTTACGCGCTGCCGCATTCGTCTGACGGACGAGGGCGAGCAGTTTATCCGGTTGTATTGCGCCGTGGCTGTGCGCCGTATCAGCGAAGGTTATCCGCTACCGGAATTTAGCGCCGACAATGTGGACGAAGCCGTACGTGAAGCCGCACGCGAAATTACGGTGTTGATTCAGAAACTTGCCGATAAGCCGCTTTCGGAAGCGGAAGAACAATGGCTGCAAGTGCATATCGCCTCGCGCCAGGTTCAGGATGTGGCCCCGAGCGCCATCAGTGCCGACGATGACGAAGCGCTGGTGAATTACATTCTGAGCTTTATCAACAGCAACTATAACTACAACTTATTGACCGATAAGCAGTTGCACGCTGATTTGCTTACCCATATTAAAACCATGATCACCCGGGTGCGGTATCAGATAAACATTCCGAATCCGCTGCTCGACAACATTAAACAGCACTATCCGATGGCCTATGACATGACGCTGGCGGCGGTGTCGAGCTGGGGGAAATACACCCCTTATGTCATCAGCGAAAACGAAATTGGTTTTCTGGTGCTGCATATTGGTGTGGGGCTGGAGCGGCATTACAACATTGGTTATCAGCGCCATCCGCGTGTGCTACTGGTATGCGACACCGGCAATTCCACGGTGCGTATGATTCAGGCGATGCTGCTGCGTAAATACCCGCAAATTGAAGTGACGCGGATTATCTCGTTGCGCGATTACGAACAGCTCGACTGTGTTGAAGAAGATTTTGTGATTTCCACGGCGCGCGTAACGGATAAACAAAAACCGACGGTGGTCGTCGCCCCGTTCCCAACGGAGTATCAGCTCGAACAGCTTGGCAAGCTGGTGCTGGTGGACAGAACCCGCCCGTACATGCTGGAAAAATTCTTTGATGCCAGCCACTTCCGAGTGATTGATGAGCCTGTCACACAGCAGGAGTTGTTCAGCTCGTTGTGCCAGCAACTTGAGCAGGAAGGGTTTGTCGGTGCGGACTTTTATCCGTCAGTCGTTGAGCGCGAGGCCATTGTCAGTACGGTGTTGGGCGAGGGGATTGCGCTCCCGCACTCACTGGGACTCATGGCCAACAAAACCGTGGTGTATACCGTTCTTGCCCCTCAGGGGATCGCCTGGGGCGACGAAACGGCGCACGTCATCTTCCTGCTTGCTATCAGCAAAAGTGAGTACGAAGAGGCGATGGCAATTTACGATTTGTTTGTGACTTTTCTGCGTGAACGGGCGATGCCGCGCTTGCGGGACAGCAGGAGTTTTGACGAGTTTAAAGCGGTGGCAATGGATTGTTTGAGTCGGTTTTAA
- a CDS encoding lactonase family protein produces MSATRPQYAWIGTYHPNGEGLYRFLVDAETGALTHKTLVCELPNAAQLTAAKNGKTLYVASEAEQGIVAALRVGDDGNLTELNQVSSGGSGAVYLTLTPDGCYLLVANYGSGSVAVLPVRADGSLGEATDIQQDSGPAGAKKPEAAVEGSFAASGHSSAHAHMIAADPTGKYVFTTDLGLDRIYQYRFDEAHGKLVPNDPPYIDASSKGAGPRHFVFTPGGEGLWLINEEASTLTYYQVDENLGTLTEGESISSLPEGFKGTSYASGLMLSKDGKQLYIANRLHNSIGHFTVAANGKLVLQEHVWTRGDYPRTLTLDHNEKYLYVMNQRSDNITRFSVAHGNGKLTFVEDYIAVGSPSQMVMTGITPD; encoded by the coding sequence ATGTCTGCAACAAGGCCGCAGTATGCCTGGATTGGCACTTACCATCCCAACGGAGAAGGCCTGTACCGATTCCTGGTCGATGCCGAAACCGGTGCGCTGACCCACAAAACGTTAGTTTGCGAATTGCCCAATGCCGCGCAGCTAACCGCCGCTAAAAATGGCAAAACGTTGTATGTGGCAAGCGAAGCAGAACAAGGCATTGTTGCAGCGTTGCGTGTGGGGGATGACGGTAATCTTACCGAGCTGAATCAGGTTTCATCGGGCGGCTCGGGGGCGGTTTATCTCACACTCACGCCGGATGGGTGCTATCTGTTGGTGGCCAATTACGGCAGCGGTTCCGTTGCTGTGTTGCCCGTGAGAGCCGACGGCAGCCTCGGTGAGGCCACTGATATTCAACAAGATTCAGGGCCAGCGGGAGCTAAAAAGCCGGAAGCCGCCGTAGAAGGCAGTTTTGCTGCCAGCGGCCACAGCAGTGCGCACGCTCATATGATCGCCGCCGATCCCACGGGAAAATACGTTTTTACTACCGATCTGGGTCTGGATCGAATCTATCAATATCGTTTCGACGAAGCTCACGGCAAGCTCGTGCCTAACGATCCTCCTTATATTGATGCTTCTTCAAAAGGTGCCGGGCCTCGCCACTTTGTGTTTACGCCAGGCGGTGAGGGTTTGTGGCTGATCAACGAAGAGGCTTCCACGCTGACGTATTACCAGGTTGATGAAAACCTGGGAACATTGACCGAAGGCGAAAGCATTTCTTCGCTGCCCGAAGGCTTCAAAGGCACCAGTTATGCTTCGGGTTTAATGCTGAGTAAAGACGGAAAACAGCTATACATCGCTAACCGTTTACACAACAGCATTGGCCATTTTACCGTCGCCGCGAACGGCAAGCTGGTGCTTCAGGAACATGTCTGGACGCGGGGAGATTACCCACGCACGCTCACCCTCGACCATAATGAAAAGTATCTGTACGTCATGAATCAGCGCAGTGACAACATCACTCGTTTTAGTGTGGCGCACGGCAATGGAAAACTGACTTTTGTTGAGGATTATATTGCGGTGGGAAGTCCGTCACAGATGGTGATGACAGGCATCACGCCCGATTAA
- the dagF gene encoding 2-dehydro-3-deoxy-phosphogluconate aldolase produces MKLTPNFYRDRVCLNVLAGSKENAKAIYDAAEGHVLVGVLSKNYPDVASAVADMREYAALIENALSVGLGAGDPNQSAMVSEISREVQPQHVNQVFTGVGTSRALLGQNESVVNGLISPTGTVGMVKISTGPLSSGAPDGIVPVETAIKLLKDMGGSSVKYFPMGGLQCRDEYEAVAKACAKYDFWLEPTGGIDLENYEEILKIALDAGVSKVIPHIYSSIIDKASGNTRPQDVRTLLEMTRNLVG; encoded by the coding sequence ATGAAATTGACCCCGAACTTTTACCGCGATCGTGTTTGCCTGAACGTGCTGGCGGGTTCCAAAGAGAATGCTAAAGCCATTTATGATGCTGCCGAAGGACATGTGCTGGTGGGCGTGCTTTCCAAAAATTACCCGGATGTCGCCAGTGCTGTTGCGGATATGCGCGAATATGCGGCGTTGATCGAAAATGCGCTCTCTGTTGGCCTTGGTGCAGGCGACCCGAATCAATCGGCAATGGTGAGTGAAATCTCCCGCGAGGTGCAACCGCAGCATGTAAACCAGGTATTTACCGGCGTGGGAACCAGTCGTGCGCTGCTTGGGCAAAATGAAAGTGTGGTCAACGGCCTGATTTCCCCAACCGGCACGGTCGGCATGGTGAAAATTTCCACCGGCCCGTTGAGTTCTGGCGCGCCAGACGGCATCGTACCTGTCGAAACCGCGATTAAGTTACTCAAAGATATGGGCGGCAGCTCAGTCAAATATTTCCCGATGGGCGGGCTGCAATGCCGTGATGAATATGAAGCGGTAGCGAAAGCTTGCGCGAAGTATGATTTTTGGCTCGAGCCAACCGGCGGAATTGACCTTGAGAACTACGAAGAAATTCTGAAAATCGCACTGGATGCGGGCGTAAGCAAAGTGATTCCGCATATTTACAGTTCAATTATTGATAAAGCGAGCGGCAATACGCGTCCGCAAGATGTGCGCACTTTGCTGGAAATGACCAGAAACCTGGTCGGCTGA
- a CDS encoding DgaE family pyridoxal phosphate-dependent ammonia lyase has translation MSSIYEKYNLKQVINASGRMTALGVSTPRPEVVDAVTNGMNHYFEMKDLVNKTGEYIAKLLDVEAATVVSCASAGIAQSVAAVLVKDNAWLIENLHGTPLENNEIVLPKGHNVNFGAPVGTMVYLGGGKVVEAGYANECSADQLAAAISPRTAAILYIKSHHSVQKSMLSVEQAAVVARKHNLPLIVDAAAEEDLQCYYRAGADLVIYSGAKAIEGPTSGLVIGKAQYVEWVKLQTSGIGRAMKVGKEGILGLTCAIEHYLSAEKESGEQMVEKMTPFIANLNTIEGISARVVWDAAGRDIARTEIKFDEAVIGTSTVELVSALKQGEYAIFFRGYKANEGIIEADVRSVSPQQLEIIYHSINALVSKEKQA, from the coding sequence ATGTCTTCGATTTATGAAAAATACAATTTAAAACAAGTCATTAACGCATCTGGCCGCATGACGGCACTCGGTGTTTCTACTCCGCGCCCGGAAGTGGTGGATGCCGTGACGAACGGCATGAATCACTACTTTGAAATGAAAGACCTGGTGAACAAAACTGGGGAATACATCGCAAAATTGCTGGATGTGGAAGCGGCGACGGTAGTGTCCTGTGCTTCTGCGGGTATCGCACAATCGGTGGCGGCGGTGCTGGTGAAAGACAACGCGTGGCTGATTGAAAACCTGCATGGCACCCCGCTTGAGAACAATGAAATTGTGTTGCCAAAAGGCCACAACGTGAACTTTGGCGCACCCGTGGGCACCATGGTTTATCTCGGTGGCGGCAAAGTGGTTGAAGCCGGTTACGCCAACGAATGTTCCGCCGATCAACTGGCTGCGGCGATTTCCCCGCGCACGGCGGCCATTCTGTATATCAAATCTCACCACTCGGTGCAGAAAAGCATGCTTAGCGTTGAGCAGGCGGCGGTCGTGGCCCGCAAGCATAACCTGCCGTTAATTGTTGATGCTGCGGCTGAAGAAGATTTGCAGTGTTACTACCGCGCAGGTGCGGACCTGGTGATTTACAGCGGCGCAAAAGCGATTGAAGGGCCAACCAGCGGTCTGGTGATCGGCAAAGCGCAGTACGTCGAGTGGGTGAAACTGCAAACCAGCGGCATTGGACGCGCCATGAAAGTCGGTAAAGAAGGCATTCTTGGCCTGACCTGCGCCATCGAACATTATCTGAGTGCGGAAAAAGAGAGCGGTGAACAGATGGTGGAAAAAATGACGCCGTTTATCGCTAATCTCAATACGATTGAGGGTATCAGCGCCCGCGTCGTGTGGGATGCCGCCGGTCGTGATATCGCGCGTACTGAAATTAAGTTCGATGAAGCGGTGATTGGCACCAGCACCGTAGAGTTAGTCAGCGCGCTGAAACAAGGCGAGTATGCGATTTTCTTCCGTGGTTACAAAGCTAACGAAGGGATTATCGAAGCCGATGTGCGCAGCGTAAGCCCGCAGCAGCTAGAGATTATTTATCACAGCATTAACGCGTTAGTCAGCAAGGAGAAACAGGCATGA
- a CDS encoding amidohydrolase/deacetylase family metallohydrolase, which yields MYDLILRNARLVDDTVIDIAIKDGKIAALGGVTGETCEERQLNGEYYVSAGWIDSHVHCYQKSPIYHDDPDSIGIHTGVTTVVDAGSTGADDIDEFYELTRSARTDVYALLNISKVGLIAQNELSDMANIDKVAVRDAVTRHPGFIVGIKARMSSSVVGANGIKPLEIAKQIQHENGELPLMVHIGNNPPDLDEITDLLTSGDIITHCYNGKPNRILTPAGELRASVSSAIQRGVRLDVGHGTASFSFEVAKIAISKGILPHTISSDIYCRNRINGPVHSLGVVMSKFLSIGMSLPQVIDCVTAHAADGLRLVNKGRLSIGLDSDLTIFAKRRQPTVFTDSENQTLQGEQLLVALAAVRAGKWFTTEQGKQEHVFDL from the coding sequence CCTGGTGGACGATACGGTTATCGACATCGCGATTAAAGATGGAAAAATTGCGGCACTGGGCGGAGTCACGGGCGAAACATGCGAAGAGCGCCAGCTTAACGGCGAGTATTACGTCAGCGCTGGTTGGATTGATTCACACGTTCACTGCTACCAAAAATCCCCGATTTATCACGATGACCCTGACAGTATCGGCATTCATACGGGGGTGACGACGGTGGTGGATGCCGGAAGCACCGGTGCGGATGACATCGACGAGTTTTACGAGCTGACTCGCAGTGCGCGCACCGACGTTTACGCTCTGCTGAATATCTCGAAGGTCGGGCTGATTGCGCAAAACGAACTCTCTGATATGGCGAATATCGACAAAGTGGCGGTGCGCGATGCCGTCACGCGCCACCCGGGTTTTATCGTCGGCATCAAAGCACGCATGAGCAGCAGCGTGGTGGGTGCGAACGGCATTAAACCCCTTGAAATCGCCAAACAAATCCAGCATGAAAACGGCGAGCTGCCGCTGATGGTGCACATTGGTAACAATCCGCCGGACCTCGATGAAATCACCGATTTATTGACCAGCGGCGACATCATCACCCACTGCTACAACGGCAAACCGAACCGCATTCTGACGCCTGCGGGTGAATTACGTGCCTCAGTGTCCAGCGCGATACAGCGCGGCGTGCGCCTTGATGTCGGCCACGGCACGGCCAGTTTCAGCTTTGAAGTGGCGAAAATCGCCATCAGCAAAGGGATTTTGCCACACACCATCAGCTCCGATATTTACTGTCGCAACCGCATTAACGGCCCGGTGCATAGCCTCGGCGTGGTGATGTCCAAATTCCTCTCCATCGGCATGTCGCTGCCACAAGTGATTGATTGTGTGACGGCACATGCAGCCGACGGCCTGCGCCTGGTGAACAAAGGCCGATTGTCGATTGGCCTTGATAGCGACCTGACCATTTTTGCCAAACGCCGCCAGCCGACGGTATTTACCGACTCAGAAAATCAGACACTCCAGGGTGAACAACTGCTGGTGGCACTTGCCGCCGTCCGCGCTGGAAAATGGTTTACGACCGAACAAGGGAAGCAAGAACATGTCTTCGATTTATGA